In Oryza sativa Japonica Group chromosome 3, ASM3414082v1, one DNA window encodes the following:
- the LOC4334238 gene encoding cASP-like protein 5C1 encodes MENRERAGAGAVGSAGSLGLRVGQAVFSSASLLFMSVGVEFFSYTAFCFLVTIMGLVIPWSCTLAMIDVYSILVGCPLRVPGVMVIVVIGDWVLAILSLAAASSSAAVIDLLLQFHGSHCSPRFCGRYQLSAMMAFLSWFLTAASSLFNLWFIASR; translated from the exons ATGGAGAACCGGGAGAGGGCGGGGGCCGGCGCCGTCGGGAGCGCCGGCAGCCTCGGCCTCCGCGTCGGGCAGGCCGTCTTCTCGTCGGCGTCCCTGCTGTTCATGTCCGTCGGCGTCGAGTTCTTCAGCTATACTGCCTTCTG CTTCCTAGTTACAATAATGGGCTTGGTGATCCCCTGGAGCTGTACACTCGCCATGATCGACGTGTACTCCATACTTGTAGGGTGCCCTCTTCGGGTACCAGGTGTCATGGTCATTGTCGTCATCGGAGACTGG GTCCTGGCAATACTTTCACTAGCAGCTGCCAGCTCAAGTGCGGCGGTCATCGATCTTCTGCTCCAATTCCATGGATCTCACTGCTCTCCCAGATTCTGTGGGAGGTATCAGCTGTCGGCGATGATGGCTTTCTTGTCCTGGTTCCTAACGGCCGCTTCCTCACTCTTCAACCTCTGGTTCATCGCCTCCCGGTGA